Genomic segment of Prochlorothrix hollandica PCC 9006 = CALU 1027:
AGCATGGCGGCGATGTCCGAGAGAATATCCCCAAACAGGTTGCCGGTCACAATGGTGTCGAATTGCTGGGGCCAGCGCACCAACTGCATGGCGGCATTGTCCACATAGAGGTGGGACAGTTCCACATCCCCATAGGCGGGGGCCAGGGCGGTGACGCGATCGCGCCAAAGCTGGGACACTTCCAGCACATTGGCCTTGTCCACCGAGCAGAGTCTATGGTTCCGTTTCTGGGCGGTTTCAAAGGCAACGCGGGCAATGCGATCGATTTCGCCCTCGGTGTAGGCCATGGTGTTCACTCCCCGCTTTTCGCCGGACTCCGTGGCAAAAACCCCCTTGGGTTCCCCGAAATAAATGCCGCCGGTCAGTTCCCGCACCACCATAATGTCCACCCCTTCAATGACCTCTCGCCTGAGGCTAGAGGCATCCACCAACTGGGGCAAAATGGTGGCGGGGCGCAGGTTAGCAAAGAGATTGAGACCGGCCCGCAGTCCTAGGAGACCGGTTTCGGGGCGCAGGTGGCGGGGCAGGTTGTCCCACTTATAGCCCCCGATCGCCGCCAATAGCACCGCATCACTGGCACGGCACTGGGTCAGGGTTTCCTCCGGCAGGGGAGATCCCACGGCATCGATGGCGGATCCGCCGATCAGGGCTTCTGAGAATTCAAAGGAGAGATCAAACTGACGGCCAATTTCCTTGAGGATTTCGACGGTAACACCGAGGATCTCGGGACCAATGCCATCGCCGGGAAGCAGGGTAATGCGGTAAGTCTGGGACATGGTTGCTGGGGAAATGGGGGACAAAATTCGGGACAAAATTCGGGACAAAACCGGGAGCAACGGGGGCTAAATAAAGAAGGGGTTAAACCCTACATTGGGGCTGTTGGGTTTCGTTCCTCTACCCAACCTACAGAGACCCTCTTTTGAGTAGGTTGGGTAGAGCTTTGCGAAACCCAACACAACCATTGTGGCTATTGGGTTTCGTTTCTTTACCCAACCTCGTTTCTTTAGCCAACCTACAGAGACCCTCTTTTGTCAGTCAACCAACCCCGGACCCCAGGAAACTGGGGAAGCCAAGGGGAAAGCCGTCTTTTATTGTAGGACTAGTATTGTAGGGCTAGACTTTGCCCCAACGGAACCCCTCAGCACCCTCCCTCAGCACCCTCCCTCAGCACCCTCCCTCAGCACCCAGGACTTTGCCATGCCCCCCGCCCCCCCTCTGCGCCTTGTGTCCCTGCTGCCCAGCGCTACGGAAATTTTGGACTGTCTCGGCTTGACCGATCGAATCGTGGGCCGTAGCCATGAATGCGACTATCCAGCGGCGGTGACCGATCGCCCCATTTGCACCGCTGCCCGCCTCGACTCCCGCCAACCCAGCGGCCAGATTGATGCCGATGTTCACACCCTGCTGAACCATGCCCTGGGTCTCTATGCCGTCAACCTAGACCAGTTGCAAACCCTGCAACCCACCCACATCGTCACCCAGGATCAGTGTGATGTCTGTGCGGTAACCTTAGCGGCGGTGGAAACGGCAGTGGCCAATCTAGCCCCTTGCCAGCCCCAGGTCATTTCCCTGCAACCCAACTGTCTGGGGGATCTCTGGGCTGACCTCCAACGGGTGGGGGTGGCCTTGGGGGTGGAGGCGGGTCCGATCGTGGCGGCGCTCCAAGACCGGGTGGCGGCCTGTCACCAGAAAACCGTAGGGTTGGAGCCAGACCAACGGCCTACGGTGGTGGCGATCGAGTGGATCGATCCCCTGATGGGCAGCGGTAATTGGATCCCGGAACTGGTGACCCTGGCGGGGGGACAGAACCAATTGGGGCAGATGGGCCAGCATTCCCCCTATATTTCCTGGGAAACCTTGCTAGACACGAATCCCGATGTGCTGGTGGTGATGCCCTGTGGCTTTGATCTGGAACGCACCCGCCAGGAGATGCACCAGGCCATGGCCCAGGATTCCCGCTGGCAGCAATTGGGGTCCGTGCAGGGCGATCGCCTCTATCTCACCGACGGCAACGCCTATTTCAACCGCCCTGGACCCCGCCTGGTGGACTCTCTGGAAATTCTGGGGGAAATGCTCCACCCCACCCTCTATCCCCGGCGCTATCCCCCCACAGCCTGGGAGCAATTTAGGGGGACATAACCCAGGGTCTGGCTCGCCCCAGGGCAGGGGCTACCGCTGAAAGCGGGACAAGATTAACGGGATAGTTGGGCACTCTGCGCTCCACTGTCCTGGCTTAAGTGGATAGCCGGACGATCCATCGACAGCTTAAAGCCATTCATCCAGTCATTCGGAATCATGCCTTCATGGTGCAACCGGCCCACCACGATCGCCGGGTGAATTCCAATCTGATCCGCTGGCCATGGCCCGTAGCTCAGCTTGGTTAGCCTCATCCATCTGGGCTAGGACACGATCGGCTGCTTCTTCGATCGTGGTGGGGGTGGGGGAGTTGGTCATGGTGATGTTCTGGGGGAAGGGGTGGGGGGCGATCGCTGCAAGACCGCTGTGGCTGACGGTAGGGGAAGACATTATGCCCCGGATCTGGTCTTAAGAGCTAGGGGACAGGCTCACTCCCTAACGCTGAAGTTGAGCGGCGGTAGACAACCTTGAACACTAACCAACAGCCTTTATTCCGTCCGCACCAACGCAGTGTTAGTCTGCGATCGCTCTCAACTGTTCATCTAGGATTTCGCCAATTCTCAGTCTGCAAACCAGAAACCCGCTCAAACTCTCGCTGGTTTGCTGTCACCATAATCAAATTATGTTGAAGTGCGGTAGCCGCAATCAAAACATCGTAAGCCCCAATGGGTTGCCCCTGAGACTTGAGAGTAGCACGGATTTGAGCGGCTTGTTCAGCTTCTGCTGTGCCGAATGGCAGAATGGTTACAGAAGATAGAATACTGGTAATTGCAGGTTCAACCTTTTGAGCACGTTGCGGATTCAGTGCCAAACCGTAACGGAGTTCCATGACCGTAATTGCCGAGACAGCAATATCAACAGGTGGGGTTTGTTTGAGTCTGGCTGTAGTTCCAGTTTCACCTTTGATGAAGTCGCTGATGACGCAGGTATCGAGGAGATAACGCATCAAAATAGCTCCGGTTCACGGGGTGGAAGGAGTTCGTCTCGGTAGGACTCAAATGCCGGGAAGTCAGTAGTTCCCTCGTAGGACAAGATAGTTTCAGGCCACTGAGAAGCGGAAACGGATAGCGGTTGAGTTATCTGGCGCAAGGCTTGCAAAATCAAGGTTTGCACTGGGACATTAGATTGCCCTGCTTGACGGATTAAGTCTTGTTCGAGATCTGGTGGTAGGTCGATCGTGATTTGCATGTATTATTTCCTTTCATTTACGCTTTGTTGTGGCGTTCTTTTACAACTTCATAGAGCTGACGCAATACTTCAATGGGAATTCCGGCAGGAGGGCAAAGAATTTTCAGCCCCTCAATACCACCTGCAAGAAAAACTTGAATGAGATCAGGAGTAGATTCAACCTGTTCCAGGAACGTAACTATTCAGGGGGGGACGAAGTTAGTAGGGTTTCAGCCCGACGATCGCCATTCAGAGCCGGATCAAAGGGGTGCATTTCCCTGGGGAACCATCGACCTCAGGTTGCGAACCCTCCGACGCAATTTCGTTGTTTGAGGCCGATCGCCAGAACCCTCGCAACTGTCACAATCTACCCAGGGATCCCCCCCTGCAACTTCTCCCAAATCCGCGACCCGATCGCCATAGAGCAATCATCAGTATGGAAGATACCACTGTTAGCCACGATCGGGTTGCCCGGTTCCCACAGCTTCAGGCTACTGCAGATCCCGCTTACTGTACCAAGATTCTAACTCGTCTAACTCGTTGCCCGGTTCCCACAGCTTCAGGCTACTGCGGATCCCCATGGCCAAGCCGAAGTGACAGCGCCATAGTTCATCTTTGGCCATGGCCCGTAGCTCAGCTTGGTTAGCCTCATCCATCTGGGCCAGGACACGATCGGCTGCTTCTTCGATCGTGGTGGGGGTGGGGGAGTTGGTCATGGTGATGTTCTAGGGGAAGGGGGATGAACTGGAGGCGGGGAAGAAGGTTGAATGTTAGGGGGGAGTTGGTCATGGTGATGTTCTAGGGGAAGGGGGGGCGGCTTCGTCTCAAGACTGCTGTGGCCAACTAGCTTTGACTCAAATCGAGCGGCATCCAGAAAACTACATCTTGTGAATGATACTCTGCACCAAGTTGCTTAGAGAGTGGTATTGCATTAAGAGCTACCATGACTTCTTGAGGTATCTCTCGCCCCCCATGACATGGGATGAGAACTTTAGGGGGAAAACCATTATGATGATAATTGAACGCATCTCTAACACCATCAGCTAGTGGTTCGCATTTTGTAGCAAGTCTTAACTGATGCTGATGCCTAATGATTATAATTGCATCTATGTGAGGATATGTGACAGGCTTGTTATCGCTTGTACGGAAGAATGAACGCGAAGTTAGTAAGCCAGAAGCTACGCTATTGAGAGCAGTAATAGGCTCATTACAAAAGTCATCCCATACGATTACTAGTATCCTGATAGAGCCAGTACGATAATCTTCATAGGATTCAAATTTTGCATCTGCTGATACAAGAAAATCTTTGACTGGATTATCTCTAGGTTTCGTTGATTCTTCCCGGATTTTTTCGGTAAACAAACGGCTGTTTAACTGAACCGTTCTCTGTGTACATGATGTGCGATAGCTAATCAGACGTGGTGTTTTAACTTCAATTGCACACCACTGACCTGCAAGACAAACTTCAAATTCTGGTTGTTTTCTACCTTTGCTCAAACCCGGCTCATGATTGAATAAAATTACATCCTCATCATAATCTGCCTGCTCTACAGCACCAGATGTTACATATATCTCTGACAGGATTTCTAATAATGCTTCATACAGCAACCCTAAATCAGTTGTAAGGATCTCGACGGCTGAAACCCTTGGTGTGGTGTGCCCCCGGAGGGGGCACACCACACGACCCATTTAGGACTGCTGTATTGAGGTTCACCAGTACCTTTAATACTACCCATTCGAGTTAGCATTTCCTGTGCATAACCTGGGCAGGCGGCTTCAGTACAACTAAGTGTTCGCAGCAAAGCAGATGTAAAAGGTAGTTGCCGTCCATGCAAAGCATTGTTTGCAAAATAGCATAGCATATGCTCTGGATACTTGGAGGGAATCTTTTCGAGAAACAAGTTTAGGATTTCCGCATCATTCATATCAGTGCCTTATCAATTCTGCTTCAAACATGTCTGATTACAATGTAATTATTCAGGGGGCCACAGGAGAATGAGGGTTTCAGGCTCCAGAAAACAGACCTTAGGCGACTTGAGAGGGTCCATTTCCCTGGGGCAGACTCCCCAATTTTGGTAGGGGCAATCCCCCCGTGGTTGCCCCGGTTGTTGGCCGGAAGAGGGTCGGCACGGGGGCGCGACCCCTACCCGAGATCGAGGGTTCCCCAGGGAAATGCACCCCTTTGATCCGGCTCTGACCGGCGATAATGGGGCTGAAACCCTACTCACTTCGTCCCCCCCTGAATAGTTACCAATATAGCTAGGGGGGGCTAGGGGGATGTTGCCGCCGATCGGGTAGGTCTGAGTGAATCATGGTGATGTTCTAGGGGGGCGATCGGGGGCTTACCTTCAGGGACTCACAGCAAATCCTCCACAAACTCAGAAATGGGATCCACTCCAGTAATCAACAGTTCATTCCGTGCCCTGGTGCAGGCCACATAGAGCAGGTAGCGTTCTGTGTTGTAGACCTCTTCTAGGTCGGATGTGTCACCGATCGCGTCTATTCATGCCTGGAGGGTAATCACTGCGCCATTTTCTCAATAGATAAGCCACCACCCACCGCAAAGCTGGCATTGCACTGCTAGGGGCATATTTAATGAGATTTTTTCTATGTTAATCTTACTTACGCAATTATGCAACTAATGATTTATGCTATCTGCTTTTATAG
This window contains:
- the leuB gene encoding 3-isopropylmalate dehydrogenase codes for the protein MSQTYRITLLPGDGIGPEILGVTVEILKEIGRQFDLSFEFSEALIGGSAIDAVGSPLPEETLTQCRASDAVLLAAIGGYKWDNLPRHLRPETGLLGLRAGLNLFANLRPATILPQLVDASSLRREVIEGVDIMVVRELTGGIYFGEPKGVFATESGEKRGVNTMAYTEGEIDRIARVAFETAQKRNHRLCSVDKANVLEVSQLWRDRVTALAPAYGDVELSHLYVDNAAMQLVRWPQQFDTIVTGNLFGDILSDIAAMLTGSIGMLPSASLGADGPGVFEPVHGSAPDIAGQDKANPLAQVLSAAMMLRYGLHQAAAADRLETAVTTVLDQGYRTGDIASEGSTILGCQAMGDALLKALNP
- a CDS encoding cobalamin-binding protein; this translates as MPPAPPLRLVSLLPSATEILDCLGLTDRIVGRSHECDYPAAVTDRPICTAARLDSRQPSGQIDADVHTLLNHALGLYAVNLDQLQTLQPTHIVTQDQCDVCAVTLAAVETAVANLAPCQPQVISLQPNCLGDLWADLQRVGVALGVEAGPIVAALQDRVAACHQKTVGLEPDQRPTVVAIEWIDPLMGSGNWIPELVTLAGGQNQLGQMGQHSPYISWETLLDTNPDVLVVMPCGFDLERTRQEMHQAMAQDSRWQQLGSVQGDRLYLTDGNAYFNRPGPRLVDSLEILGEMLHPTLYPRRYPPTAWEQFRGT
- a CDS encoding type II toxin-antitoxin system VapC family toxin — protein: MRYLLDTCVISDFIKGETGTTARLKQTPPVDIAVSAITVMELRYGLALNPQRAQKVEPAITSILSSVTILPFGTAEAEQAAQIRATLKSQGQPIGAYDVLIAATALQHNLIMVTANQREFERVSGLQTENWRNPR
- a CDS encoding DUF6794 domain-containing protein, whose product is MTNSPTPTTIEEAADRVLAQMDEANQAELRAMAKDELWRCHFGLAMGIRSSLKLWEPGNELDELESWYSKRDLQ